A segment of the Microcoleus sp. AS-A8 genome:
TCACTTTTTAGGGAGAGAGTAGCTATCAACTAGGAGCTGTATGCGGTGAAAGTCGCATGTACAGTTCTGAAGGAGAGGTGTCCCGTAGTAATACGGGCATCGACTCTAACAGAGGGGGCGTGAGTAGCCGTCGATACTGTTGGCGCAATGTGACGGTTTTACATTCGCCAACAGTATCCGGACGTTTGTGTAAGACGACTGGACACCCATGTGAGCGCTCGCTCACTTTGGGAGTATTCCTGCTTGTTGCGAGTGAGGACTTAGTAGAGCCAGAATCAGACTTTCTAACCTTTTGTAATTTGGGCAGTGTTCTAGGAAGTGGGCTGACTGCTCATAGCTCCGTTGGTCTTTTACCCAAACATTCAAACTTTTGATACCTAAGTTGGAATGTTTAACCAACGATTTCCGAGTAGATAGGGTTTGTGCCAGTTTGATTCTGTAACGGTAAGTATCAGGCTGGTTGTTGTAACAGAGCTATCCTGCTGTAGAGCCGGAAGCGCTTAACAGAAAGGGACCTTTGTGTAAAAGCGCTTTCGAGTGATAGGACAGTCGCGTCGCATTCTCTCGACTTTAGTATCAAACTAATTATTCTACTGTTAACCACTACTTAATCAACTATTTACCTTTCTAGAAAAAAATGAATAATTCCCTTAGGTTAATGGTTTATCTAAATAAAAATTGCCAATCAATTTTTATTTAGATAATATAGAAATAATTTTTTTAGCTTTCACTAATTAGCCTTCTAATGATTCATTTTAAAGACTCCTATAGAGAATCTCAATTTACTACGCTTCACCTTCATATAGAATCAAAGATTAAAGAGCTTCCTCTATATGATTTTCAAATTGACGACTCCTCTCCTGGTAAAGAAGTTGCTCAGGCATTTCAATCAAATCTACTTCTGCCAGGAATTATTCTCACAAAACAAGGTGAATTTTCCGGAATAATTTCACAACGTCAATTTTTAGAGATAATGAGCAGTCCTTATGGATTAGAACTATTTTCAAGGCGCTCTATTTGTTCTTTATACCGCTTTGTCAATCAAGAGATTTTTAAAATCCCAGGTGAGCTACAGATTGTCGAAGCGGCTCGTCGCTCTCTCCAACGCTTAAATCATCTAGTTTATGAACCTATTGTAGTAGAAATAGAGCCTTCAGTTCATCGATTGTTAGACATGCATCAGTTACTGCTAGCTGACTCACAAATTCATCAATTAACCTGTAATTTACTTCATGAAAAAATTAATGAACAGACTCAAGAGTTGAGGCAACAAATAGAGAAAATGGCAAGTCTTAGCTCACCCGAACCAGAAAAAAACAAAAATTTTAAGGATATTACGTCTAGCATCACATCTGAAATTAAAAAGCCGATCTACTGGAATCAAAGTTTGAATCTTCTTTTTATATATTGTAAATCTCTGAGGCAAGTGTTATCAGATTACGAAGCCTTAGCTGCTCAAGAGGCTTCAGGTACTTCTGAAATTTCAGCAGAAAGTCAACGAGATTTGATTTATAATAAATTTCCCGAAACTTTAAAAACTATGCATACAGATTCTACTCGATTAACTAAATTTATTGCAGGTCTGCAAATCTTTTTAAACCGTATCTTAAATAGTAATAACTATTCCTAACAGTGAAAGTTTAACCTCTCTTTTATGAAATTTTTACCTATTCCCTATGTTTTGGGGTTTGACATCCCGATGGAGCAGTCCATAATGCAAGGTTACCTAGCTAAACTTGTCTTTTTATCACAGTAACGGTTACTGCATTAACCAAAAGAGGATTTCGTGCGATTCGACCTCTTGTAATACGCTAGATGTCTGACCTGGGAGAGATACCATTACATACCAGGGGGGGATACTTCCTCTAGATCTATTGATGACAATTAATTGATGATTCTGGAGTGCGCTACGCCTTTCTAGGTGAGCCACTGTTACCAGTGAGGTAAGCAGCTATGATAGCTCAGAACATAATAAATCAAGCTTCATTCTGGGGATTTGTCTGTAAAAGCGAACCGTTGGGCAAGTGGAAGATTCTCCCTCACCAAAAAACAGCCCTATGGGAATTACAGCAAGTAGAAGATAGATGGTTGCTGCTAGTTGGTGGTGTAGCTCAGGTGAATCTTTACCCAGCTCCCAGCACTTGTCTTCTTCGAGCGTCGTTGGTCAAGCCGCTTGCAGCACCAAGCCGTTTAGATTTCACAAGATATCTCTTGCCGTACTAGCGTAGCTATTAATGCAACAGGCAATCGCGTTTATTCATGTCCACTTGAAGACTTGCGATTTTTCCCCAGTCTCAACGATTTTAGTGAATTCCCATCAGACTGATAAAGGTTTTAGCGTCTACTCCCAAAAAACTAATTTCTGTCAGCTCCAGAATTTCCACCTTGCCTTCACTTTCGACTAGGCAACTGCCAGTCGCTTCATCAGAACATGATAAATAAACTGTTAGCTCAGAAGAATCTGGATGAGACCAGATATGAGAAATACATTGAGGGTTAATCACGATTCTCTTCTTTTTTCGTGGCTTCATCCCCAAAAATCCAACGTGGTTATCTAAAATTATCTTCGGCTTCCACGAGTTTTGACTTCCAAATAGGTAAAGGCTTTATAAAGAGGACTTAAAGATTTAAACAATTCCCTCGCTGCCACCGTTCCAGTCCACCGATAAAAAACGATTTGCCGCTTGGTAACGCTTTTGTTACTTTCCCCAAATCAGCAAGGGGATTCCTGTCAAAATTTATTCCTAAAGGTAGTTAGCAGTACGTCGGTAAAAGAAAAAAGTATATAGAAACATGATATAAAGGTTACTGCTTATGGAATCACATTGGCAGCTTCCACTCCCCCAAGGGAAAGACGAAACTGTGAATGTTGTTGTCTGCTATTACAGCAAACGATGGATTCCCCTTACGTGTTTTCACTACAGTGAGGCACTTATACTTTCCCGTAAAGCTTCGCTGAAGGGTAAGAAATTGCTTCTATTTCCGGCTGGTTTAAACCTGGAGAATGAAAATATTTTGTTATCTGAATTCTCCTGTTGTAAAACCCAACTTGGCTCTTCTACTTCTTAGTTTTGAACCTTACAGATTTTTTCCTTTAAAAAATGAAGCTATTGAAAATCGGGAAGTATTTGATTAATCCTCAATGTATTGTTCAAGCTTGGACTAATTTTGATGTTTCCGAAATAAAAGTTTGTCTCTCATGTGACAACAGTATAGTTGAAATAGTCAGCCCCTGCCTAGTAGAAAACGAAGGAATGTTAGACAAATTGGATGCCGCGTGTCTTAGTTTTGTTGGAGAAGAAGCTGAAGTACTAAAATCCTACTTTACTAATTCAGAAAATGTAACGGCAATTTCTTGAGGGAAATGAATAATACGTTGTGATTGGGGATTGAGACGACAATCCTCAATCACGATTTATCAGCCTTTTTCGGGAATGTTCACATCGGCTATAGAATACCTCTGCTTGCCCTGGTGGAACTGAGATAGGGGATTTACGGAACTTACAAGGCAGCAGCGAACCACAGTAGTTCAGTAATCTAACGGATGGCAACCGCCTCATTGACGCGAACAAGCGTGAGCTCACCGTCTATCACCCGAACCAGTCTCCCGTTACCCTCTGTGATGGAGACCCCTCACAGTGCCAGAACTGCTGCCGAGATGGGAGCTAGCCATATCAGAACTGTGGCCCCCTGTATTTGATTGAATGCGATCGCACTTTGTACAAACTTCGGTAGTTACTACCGATTTGACTTGACCCATAGGAGTTGCAGCCTCGCTTTCTTGTGTCAGGGGGGTCGCAAAAAACTATCGCCATCGCTTCCTTGAATTGCTTGCCCCTTTCCCCTCCTGGTCACATAATTACGCCTATGTGTCGTGTCAAGGGGTTTTGGCAATTGGGTAAGATTTTAAATTTCACTGATTATCTCTCCAAAAACTCCGCACATAATACTACCGACTGGCGACAAGGATTTATCGACTCCTTAGAGGAAAAAGAGTGTAGTGATAACACTGTCTCTAGTTACTTAAGCGATATAAATGCTTTTGTTAAATGGTTTGAAAAAGAACAAGGTGAGTTTTTACCTAAGTTGGTTACAGCAATTGATATCAGAGACTATAAACGTCACCTAATAGAAAAAGACTACAAACCCAAAAGTGTAAACAGAAAACTATCCACTATCAGGGGATTTTTGACTTGGGCGCATGAGGTAAAGCTGACCGACAGCATCCCCAAGATTCCCAAAGCCCTAAAGCAACAGCGCGAGAGAATCCGCTGGCTTTCTCGCACCGAGCAACACGCTCTGCTGCGACGGGTGGAGCGCTATGGCAGTGCCAGAGACTTGGGGGCGGTAAAACTCCTCTTGAACACAGGGCTGAGAGTGAGCGAACTGGTAGCGCTGCGCTGGTGTGATATTACGATGTCTGAGCGTAAGGGCAATCTAATTGTGCGATCGGGCAAGGGCTGCAAGCGTCGGGAAATTCCCCTGAATCCAGATGCTCGGTCTGCCCTGTGCCTATTGGGATGGAATGAACACCAACAGACTGACAAGCCGATTATGATTGGGCAGCGGGGGAAGATGACCCGGCGCGGTCTGGAGAATCTTGTTGAAAAGTATCGGGCGAAGGGGCTGGAAGAGCTGACCTGTCACAGTCTCCGGCACACCTTTTGTAAGAACCTTGTGGATGCAGGCGTGAGCCTGGAGAAAATCGCAGCCTTGGCTGGTCATGAGAGCCTTGATACGACCCGTCGCTATTGTGAGCCTTCTCACCATGACCTTGAGAAGGCTGTGAATCTGATTGGGGAGGAGGAAGATTAATATAGTCAGTTCTGAACAACTGCACTGGACTGTTTTGGACTATCTTGTGTTGCTAACTGTCCTGAACTATCTTGCTGCCTCAAAAACTCTCCCGTGGTTCCACCCTTCTGGATATGAGAGTGCAGAGCATCGAGTTGTTGCAGTTGAAACGCAAAAGACAAACGCTTTCTTGCCTAGGTTGAGCATCAGGGGCGAGGGGTGAGGACGCTTTCGCAGATGTGAGGCTACAAGGTCTAGTCCGGTTTTAGCGTTCTCAATCCCAAAAGGAAATGCCCATAGAGAGGCAAGAGGGACGACCCAGGAGATTTTGTTCCTCTTGTTTGGAAATAAAATAGGATTGCTATATAGCGGTTCTCAGCCGGATGGAATGCAGCCATGTGAGAAACGCTATAGATAATCTAGCTTTAACAAAAGAGCCAAAAATGAACCCCCAAGAAAATAGACTGATTAATTTAGCAATAGGCGAAAGCTCTGATCCAGAAATGCTCTACCGTGATGCTCAGTCAAAAACTGGTAGTAGTCCAAACCCCGAAAGTTCCAATTCAGAAGCACTCACAGGAGATGCCGACACAAAAACTTTAGACGACTTTAACTATGAAAATGAAGAAGATAGGGAGGCTCCTCCAGACGCAGATTTTGATCTGGCTGACGAAGATCGAGTTGCCAGCAATCAAATGCAAATTGCCAA
Coding sequences within it:
- a CDS encoding tyrosine-type recombinase/integrase; the protein is MCRVKGFWQLGKILNFTDYLSKNSAHNTTDWRQGFIDSLEEKECSDNTVSSYLSDINAFVKWFEKEQGEFLPKLVTAIDIRDYKRHLIEKDYKPKSVNRKLSTIRGFLTWAHEVKLTDSIPKIPKALKQQRERIRWLSRTEQHALLRRVERYGSARDLGAVKLLLNTGLRVSELVALRWCDITMSERKGNLIVRSGKGCKRREIPLNPDARSALCLLGWNEHQQTDKPIMIGQRGKMTRRGLENLVEKYRAKGLEELTCHSLRHTFCKNLVDAGVSLEKIAALAGHESLDTTRRYCEPSHHDLEKAVNLIGEEED